The Salinibaculum sp. SYNS191 genome has a window encoding:
- a CDS encoding Rid family detoxifying hydrolase, with protein MEEITSSQAPTADGAALSQAIKSNGFVYTWGQTPRDPDTREVVGETMAEQTEQVMENLATILTDAGTSLDSVIKSTVFITDMNDYTAFNKVYESYFEEPYPARSVVKVAGLSPGVRVEIELVAEE; from the coding sequence ATGGAAGAAATCACCAGTTCGCAAGCACCGACTGCTGATGGTGCAGCACTGTCACAGGCAATCAAATCGAACGGGTTTGTATACACGTGGGGCCAGACTCCCAGAGACCCCGATACGCGAGAAGTGGTGGGTGAGACGATGGCCGAGCAGACAGAACAGGTCATGGAGAATCTCGCGACGATTCTGACTGATGCAGGAACATCGCTTGACAGCGTCATCAAGTCGACCGTATTTATTACCGACATGAACGACTACACGGCATTCAACAAGGTCTACGAGTCCTACTTCGAGGAGCCGTATCCGGCCCGAAGCGTCGTCAAGGTCGCGGGCCTCTCACCGGGGGTTCGGGTTGAGATAGAATTGGTTGCGGAGGAGTGA
- a CDS encoding SDR family oxidoreductase: MLEGNVILVTGASQGMGRAMAQRLSEEGATLVLLSRDRQRLEEVSETLPGESHIATADVRDASAVSAAAESVIDEFGSVDAIINNAGVALTSIAGERKHVVDIEEDEWDTVVETNLKGVFLVTKHFLPSMLEQKRGNVINISSGFGRRAAPKWEPYLTTKWGLEGFTRSLALEVKPSGVNVNGLDPGGGVNTGFAEHLTESEREKRLPPDVMNDAIVRLVDQDPHGITGESMAAGEWQGVLSSMMTDGD; encoded by the coding sequence GTGTTAGAAGGAAACGTAATTCTCGTTACCGGTGCCAGCCAGGGGATGGGGCGGGCGATGGCGCAGCGACTGTCGGAAGAAGGGGCAACACTCGTCCTGTTGTCCCGCGATCGGCAACGACTAGAGGAAGTCTCGGAAACGCTCCCTGGTGAGTCACATATCGCCACGGCGGACGTCCGTGACGCGTCGGCGGTGTCAGCAGCGGCAGAGAGCGTCATCGATGAATTCGGTAGCGTTGACGCAATAATAAACAATGCAGGCGTCGCCCTGACTTCGATCGCCGGCGAACGAAAGCACGTCGTGGATATCGAGGAAGACGAGTGGGACACAGTCGTCGAGACGAACTTGAAGGGTGTATTTCTCGTGACGAAGCACTTCCTCCCGTCGATGCTCGAGCAGAAGCGAGGGAATGTGATCAACATTTCTTCGGGGTTTGGACGGCGAGCGGCACCAAAATGGGAGCCCTACCTGACGACGAAGTGGGGGCTCGAGGGGTTTACCCGGAGTCTCGCGCTGGAGGTGAAACCTTCCGGGGTCAATGTGAACGGACTCGACCCAGGTGGGGGAGTCAACACTGGATTTGCCGAACACCTGACAGAGTCAGAGCGTGAGAAGCGCCTGCCCCCGGACGTGATGAACGACGCGATTGTCCGTCTCGTCGATCAAGATCCACACGGTATCACCGGCGAGTCGATGGCAGCAGGAGAGTGGCAGGGTGTGCTGTCGTCGATGATGACGGACGGGGACTGA
- a CDS encoding ABC transporter substrate-binding protein: protein MVRGRSEEIKSEVRKLDGIIPEKLDRRSFFKGSVAAITGGFLAGCQGSSDGSGGDTSDGSDGSGGSTSSSDGDKLIRSVVWRSAWEAGPNYAPEYMAEKEGFWGDEDISPPSVKRGFGSGDTTKRVGTGTEKIGFSAVSPQVSGSSPGSDLDFLLFGTGKARSSVGLFYRTDVLSDADPETLRGKTIARSTSGAVTPTLPMYLEEKGLTPGEDINVQVSETAANLMLQGKVDALWDTINTYGQAQAQIDQETNADMLYSYVPVVGYNCIVNGAWLEEEDNVEFTSRVLSGYSSALKWTLLNPDKAIDIMVQEVQPSLEVESREALHARMQTGVAATNLSETTKENGFGYLSLTDLENTFNQLAERLDGVDAAGWDINIEDHVATEVRDNAEYAVPTNDEWNQMIEYAGEFGELYE from the coding sequence ATGGTTAGAGGCCGCAGTGAAGAAATCAAGAGTGAAGTGCGCAAACTAGACGGCATTATTCCGGAGAAACTCGACCGGCGGTCGTTCTTCAAAGGCTCCGTTGCGGCTATTACTGGTGGCTTCTTGGCCGGCTGTCAGGGCAGTAGTGATGGAAGCGGTGGCGATACGAGTGACGGCAGTGATGGGAGCGGCGGCAGCACGAGCAGCAGCGATGGGGATAAACTCATCCGTAGCGTTGTCTGGCGGAGTGCCTGGGAAGCGGGCCCGAACTACGCACCGGAGTACATGGCAGAGAAAGAAGGCTTCTGGGGTGATGAAGATATCTCGCCGCCGTCGGTCAAGCGTGGCTTCGGTTCTGGCGACACGACCAAGCGGGTAGGCACTGGGACTGAGAAAATCGGATTCAGTGCAGTTTCGCCGCAGGTTTCGGGCTCCTCACCGGGGTCGGACCTTGATTTCCTGCTCTTTGGCACTGGTAAGGCTCGGTCGTCTGTCGGGCTGTTCTATCGGACTGACGTCCTCAGCGACGCCGACCCTGAGACACTTAGAGGGAAGACTATCGCGCGTTCGACTTCGGGGGCTGTCACGCCAACCCTCCCAATGTATCTCGAAGAGAAGGGGCTCACACCCGGAGAAGATATCAACGTCCAGGTATCTGAGACGGCTGCAAACCTGATGTTACAGGGGAAAGTCGATGCACTCTGGGACACGATCAACACCTATGGTCAGGCACAGGCACAGATCGACCAGGAGACGAACGCTGACATGCTGTACAGTTACGTCCCCGTCGTCGGGTACAATTGTATCGTCAACGGGGCGTGGCTTGAAGAAGAGGACAACGTCGAGTTCACGAGCCGTGTGTTGTCGGGGTATTCGAGCGCGTTGAAGTGGACACTTCTGAACCCAGACAAGGCAATCGACATCATGGTTCAGGAAGTCCAACCGTCGCTCGAAGTCGAATCTCGGGAGGCGCTCCACGCCAGGATGCAGACGGGAGTCGCTGCCACCAATCTCTCAGAAACCACTAAAGAGAACGGCTTCGGCTACCTGTCGCTTACAGACCTCGAGAACACATTCAACCAGCTTGCTGAACGTCTCGATGGTGTCGACGCTGCAGGGTGGGACATAAATATTGAAGATCACGTCGCGACCGAGGTTCGGGACAACGCGGAGTACGCTGTCCCCACCAACGACGAGTGGAATCAGATGATTGAGTACGCAGGCGAGTTCGGAGAACTGTACGAGTGA
- a CDS encoding dihydrodipicolinate synthase family protein, with amino-acid sequence MEGISPPLVTPFDETGALDEDRLRSLVPWLENRGIDFITPCGTNSEAELMTAAERKTVVEIVAEEASVPVLAGTGSPGLQETLEATEAAAAAGADAALVVTPFYYSFDQSELESYFIEVADSASLPIYLYSVPAFTGVTLAPETVGRLSAHPNIVGMKDSQADIAEFIRTRQRTEDEDFTLLVGSASVFAQALDAGGSGGVNAFANLFPERLAAVYEAHGSDPEHARELNASLVDLNTAITATYGIPGLKWAMRYRGAPAGYSRAPHTKPETEAQEHLQSLVDEVSE; translated from the coding sequence ATGGAAGGGATAAGCCCACCCCTAGTAACACCCTTTGATGAAACCGGTGCACTTGACGAGGACCGACTGCGTTCTCTCGTACCCTGGCTTGAAAATCGCGGCATCGACTTCATCACCCCGTGTGGAACCAACAGCGAAGCGGAGTTGATGACTGCGGCCGAGCGAAAGACCGTGGTCGAGATCGTGGCAGAGGAAGCGAGTGTGCCGGTACTCGCAGGCACAGGTAGCCCGGGGTTGCAAGAGACGTTAGAAGCAACCGAAGCAGCTGCCGCTGCCGGAGCAGATGCGGCGCTGGTCGTCACCCCGTTCTATTATTCGTTCGATCAGTCAGAATTGGAGTCGTACTTCATCGAGGTCGCTGACAGCGCTTCGCTGCCGATATATCTGTACTCAGTCCCGGCATTTACTGGTGTTACTCTCGCCCCCGAGACAGTCGGACGACTCTCGGCACATCCGAACATCGTTGGCATGAAAGATTCACAGGCCGATATCGCCGAGTTCATTCGCACGAGACAGCGAACTGAGGATGAGGATTTCACACTGCTGGTCGGTAGCGCGAGCGTCTTCGCACAGGCGCTTGATGCCGGTGGCTCTGGTGGCGTAAACGCCTTTGCCAACCTGTTTCCGGAACGCCTGGCTGCTGTGTATGAGGCTCACGGGTCTGATCCAGAACACGCCAGGGAACTGAACGCCTCACTTGTCGATTTGAACACTGCTATAACGGCAACGTACGGCATCCCGGGGCTAAAATGGGCGATGCGGTATCGCGGTGCTCCTGCGGGCTACAGCCGCGCTCCGCATACGAAACCCGAAACTGAGGCACAGGAACATCTCCAGTCTCTCGTTGACGAGGTATCGGAGTGA
- a CDS encoding D-2-hydroxyacid dehydrogenase yields MKKRILVLRRGTEGLSTEPYATYLREQLPSYDVQRAATPHEEQELIERAWIATGVDICETALSRAEYLEMFACAFSGINHLPLEALKQHNVAVTNAGGIHAPGLAEQVIGYILMFSRRLHEGLRQKQRHEWRHYQASELTGSTVTIVGLGSIGLEVTKRLQGFEVNTIGVRYTPSKGGPTDRVIGFDPIDFHDALAQTDYLVLASPLTETTRGIISREELITLPPHATIVNIARGGLIDTDDLVWALRDGAIRAVALDVTDPEPLPADHPLWTLGNVLITPHMGGHTPKHWERLAAILVQNVTHLEGGGEIENLQNLVLAPETGL; encoded by the coding sequence ATGAAAAAACGAATACTCGTCCTCAGACGAGGGACAGAAGGGCTCTCGACCGAACCGTATGCGACCTACCTTCGCGAGCAACTGCCTTCCTACGACGTTCAGAGAGCCGCAACGCCACACGAGGAACAGGAACTGATCGAACGAGCGTGGATCGCGACAGGTGTCGATATCTGTGAGACGGCACTCTCTCGGGCCGAATACCTCGAGATGTTCGCCTGTGCCTTTTCGGGAATCAATCACCTCCCTCTGGAGGCACTCAAGCAGCACAACGTCGCGGTGACGAACGCAGGGGGGATTCACGCCCCAGGCCTGGCAGAGCAAGTCATCGGTTACATTCTCATGTTCAGCCGACGGCTCCACGAGGGGCTACGACAGAAGCAACGCCATGAGTGGCGCCACTATCAAGCGTCCGAATTGACGGGAAGTACCGTGACTATCGTCGGGCTGGGTTCCATCGGTCTCGAGGTGACAAAACGCCTTCAAGGGTTCGAGGTCAACACTATCGGTGTTCGGTACACACCGTCGAAAGGCGGCCCGACAGATCGAGTCATCGGGTTCGACCCGATTGACTTTCACGATGCACTCGCACAGACCGATTACCTCGTTCTCGCGTCTCCACTGACCGAAACCACCAGAGGCATTATCAGTCGCGAGGAACTCATCACGCTTCCTCCGCACGCGACTATCGTCAATATCGCTCGTGGCGGGTTGATCGATACTGACGATCTCGTCTGGGCCCTCCGTGATGGCGCCATTCGGGCCGTTGCACTGGACGTGACAGACCCCGAACCGCTGCCCGCTGACCACCCCCTCTGGACCCTCGGAAACGTACTCATCACGCCACATATGGGTGGTCACACACCGAAACACTGGGAGCGCCTGGCTGCCATTCTCGTTCAAAACGTCACGCATCTTGAGGGCGGAGGAGAGATCGAGAACCTCCAGAATCTCGTTCTCGCGCCGGAGACTGGATTGTAG
- a CDS encoding ABC transporter ATP-binding protein, whose product MSQIDGHSTEGIGTNPIISFNDVSKVYGDGDEAVTALEDIDLDIDSGKFVSIVGPSGCGKTTLLHMTSGLIEPTRNEVLVNGTNVQSPNHDRQSVGLVFQQPVLLEWRDVMDNILLPIEIMSENGTIEEGMDHYRKRAEELIDLVGLEGFKDVYPNELSGGMQQRVSICRSLIYDPEILLMDEPFGALDALTRDRMNREILRIWRDTRKTIIFVTHNLEEAIYLSDQVVVLSSRPGRVMDIIDVDLERPRKDDIRTDARFQDLVSDAYEYFQE is encoded by the coding sequence ATGAGTCAAATAGATGGGCATAGCACTGAAGGTATAGGGACCAATCCAATCATTTCATTTAATGACGTTTCAAAAGTGTACGGTGACGGCGACGAAGCCGTTACTGCCCTGGAGGATATCGACCTGGATATCGATTCTGGGAAATTTGTCAGCATCGTTGGCCCCTCAGGATGCGGGAAGACGACGCTGTTGCATATGACCAGTGGACTCATCGAACCAACTCGAAACGAGGTTCTGGTCAACGGCACGAACGTCCAGAGCCCAAACCACGACCGCCAGTCTGTCGGACTGGTGTTTCAACAGCCAGTGCTGCTCGAATGGCGCGACGTGATGGACAACATCTTGCTCCCAATCGAAATCATGTCCGAAAATGGCACCATCGAAGAGGGGATGGATCACTACAGAAAGCGCGCTGAAGAGTTGATCGACCTCGTCGGCCTCGAAGGGTTCAAAGACGTGTACCCGAACGAATTATCTGGCGGGATGCAACAACGAGTTTCGATCTGCCGAAGCCTCATATACGACCCGGAAATCCTGTTGATGGACGAACCCTTCGGTGCACTTGACGCACTGACCCGTGACCGCATGAACCGTGAAATTCTTCGCATCTGGCGGGATACCCGGAAGACGATCATCTTCGTCACACACAATCTCGAGGAGGCGATTTACCTCTCTGATCAGGTCGTCGTCCTCAGTTCTCGTCCTGGCCGTGTTATGGACATTATCGATGTTGACCTCGAACGGCCACGCAAGGACGACATCCGCACTGATGCCCGGTTTCAGGATCTTGTATCTGATGCCTATGAATACTTCCAAGAGTAG
- a CDS encoding C-terminal binding protein, which translates to MTYKVVFTDNVPRTLDIEREILTEIDAEVVNAEASEQTVEELVVDADAIISSHQTVDATLMDRMPNCQVVSRTGIGVDYVDLEAATERGIVVTNVPDHCISEVSDHTLGLMLAVQRRIVESDSEVREGHWNRTTKSIHRIDGQVLGVVGFGQTGQELGRKAQALGMDVLTTQYPEPALAEEHGVERVPLDDLLALSDVVSLHTPLTDETAKMIGSRELEVMKESAILINTARGGLIDQPALARALEDGTIGGAGLDVLTEEPPSSDDSLLDEPSVVLTPHMAYYSQESLRELRHRVAQNVRTVLDGEVPEHVVNTRVLEELPL; encoded by the coding sequence ATGACTTACAAAGTCGTTTTCACGGACAACGTTCCGAGAACGCTCGACATCGAGCGGGAGATTCTCACCGAGATCGACGCGGAGGTTGTCAACGCTGAAGCATCCGAACAGACGGTAGAGGAGCTGGTTGTCGATGCTGACGCCATCATCTCGAGTCACCAGACCGTCGATGCAACTCTCATGGACAGAATGCCAAACTGTCAGGTGGTCTCACGAACTGGAATCGGCGTTGATTACGTGGATCTGGAAGCGGCGACAGAGCGCGGAATCGTCGTCACGAACGTTCCAGACCACTGCATCTCCGAGGTTTCTGACCATACACTCGGGTTGATGCTCGCAGTCCAGCGGCGAATTGTCGAGTCCGATTCCGAAGTGAGGGAGGGCCACTGGAATCGAACGACGAAGTCAATTCACCGAATCGACGGCCAGGTTCTCGGTGTTGTCGGATTCGGACAGACAGGACAGGAGTTGGGGCGCAAGGCGCAGGCGCTCGGAATGGACGTCCTCACCACGCAGTACCCAGAGCCGGCTCTGGCCGAAGAACACGGTGTCGAGCGGGTCCCGCTCGACGACCTCCTTGCGCTGTCTGACGTCGTCTCGCTGCACACACCCCTGACTGACGAAACGGCCAAGATGATCGGCAGTCGTGAACTGGAGGTGATGAAAGAGTCGGCAATACTGATCAACACGGCTCGCGGCGGGCTCATCGATCAGCCCGCACTCGCTCGAGCGCTCGAAGACGGGACGATCGGTGGCGCGGGTCTGGATGTGCTGACAGAGGAACCACCATCGTCGGATGACTCGCTCCTCGACGAACCCTCAGTCGTACTCACGCCACACATGGCATACTACTCACAGGAGAGCTTGCGGGAACTCCGCCACCGGGTTGCACAGAACGTCCGAACAGTGCTCGACGGCGAAGTTCCGGAACACGTCGTCAACACGCGCGTCTTGGAGGAACTCCCACTGTGA
- a CDS encoding pyridoxal phosphate-dependent aminotransferase: MDHIPFSGIRDIFEECSRLEREGEDIVHLEIGRPDFDTPDPIKSAAKQALDDGHVHYTSNYGVLPLRERLSQKFHDENDVRYDPESEIIVTAGATEAIFLTLLAFVDPGEEVLIPDPCWTYEPGIRAAGGVPRRYPLDPTNGFRPDVAAMRAAVTDDTALVVVNSPHNPTGSAISEADLRALKEVVLEHDLLLLSDEIYEKIVYGETAHRTPASDDELYERTITVNGFSKAYSMTGWRLGYLGAPANLIDPIIRVRQYSSTCAPSVSQYAGIRALEGDLHQPLVETFTNRRKTILDRIEDIPGMEMPEPAGAFYAFPTIPGESDDKAFVRDLLREAGVATVPGTVFGPSGAGRLRIAYSNSRERIDTGFDRLEQWLETR, from the coding sequence ATGGACCACATCCCCTTTTCGGGGATCAGGGATATCTTCGAGGAATGTTCTCGTCTCGAGCGCGAGGGAGAAGACATCGTCCACCTCGAGATAGGACGCCCAGACTTCGACACGCCCGACCCAATCAAGAGTGCCGCAAAGCAGGCACTCGACGACGGCCACGTCCACTACACGTCGAACTATGGCGTCTTGCCGCTGCGAGAGCGTCTCAGCCAGAAGTTCCATGACGAAAACGACGTTCGATACGACCCCGAGAGTGAGATTATTGTTACCGCAGGGGCCACAGAGGCCATCTTTCTCACCCTGCTCGCATTCGTCGATCCTGGTGAGGAAGTACTCATCCCTGACCCCTGCTGGACGTACGAACCCGGTATCCGAGCCGCAGGTGGTGTGCCACGTCGGTATCCACTCGACCCCACGAACGGCTTCCGGCCGGATGTAGCGGCGATGCGAGCGGCCGTGACCGACGACACGGCTCTTGTCGTGGTGAACAGCCCGCACAATCCAACTGGCAGCGCCATCTCTGAAGCCGACCTCCGCGCCCTCAAAGAGGTCGTACTCGAGCACGACCTGCTGCTTCTCTCGGACGAGATTTACGAGAAGATTGTGTATGGCGAGACGGCCCACCGCACTCCCGCTTCGGATGACGAACTGTACGAGCGAACAATAACAGTGAACGGCTTCTCGAAGGCCTACTCGATGACTGGCTGGCGGCTCGGCTATCTTGGTGCACCAGCCAATCTCATCGACCCGATCATCCGCGTTCGACAGTACAGTTCCACCTGCGCACCGTCTGTCTCGCAGTATGCCGGCATTCGAGCACTGGAGGGTGATCTCCATCAACCACTTGTCGAAACGTTCACGAATCGACGGAAAACCATACTCGACCGTATCGAAGACATTCCTGGGATGGAGATGCCGGAACCGGCAGGCGCGTTTTATGCCTTCCCGACCATCCCTGGCGAGTCAGACGACAAAGCCTTCGTCAGAGACCTCCTCCGAGAGGCGGGCGTCGCCACGGTTCCGGGAACTGTCTTCGGGCCGAGTGGTGCTGGTCGGCTGCGTATCGCGTATTCGAACTCGCGTGAGCGAATCGACACTGGCTTCGATCGCCTCGAGCAGTGGCTCGAAACTCGGTGA
- the icd gene encoding isocitrate dehydrogenase (NADP(+)) — MSYKHVEVPDEGEPIEVVDEETDELAVPDNPIIPILYGDGIGTDVGPATQKVLEAAARATGRDISWMRVYAGESAREKYDENLPEDTVNAIREFRVAIKGPLTTPVGAGFRSLNVALRKTLDTYANVRPTYHLDGVPSPVKRPEKMDMVTFRENTEDVYAGIEWEAGTEEVQQVKEFVEEEMGADDTIHPGPVGIGVKPITEFGTKRLVRQAIDYALEHGRDSVTLVHKGNIMKFTEGAFRDWGYEVAEEEYGDEVITEDTLWEERDGERPEDTVVVNDRISDNMLQQILTRTANYDVIATMNLNGDYLSDACGAQIGGLGIAPGANFGDGICLAEPVHGSAPKYAGQDKVNPTAMMLSGVLMFEYMGWTDAAQLVRDACEATISSKKVTYDLERQIEGGEKLATSEYADEVVSNIEKLA, encoded by the coding sequence ATGAGCTACAAACATGTTGAGGTACCCGACGAGGGCGAGCCCATCGAGGTAGTAGACGAGGAGACCGACGAACTCGCCGTTCCGGACAACCCGATCATTCCGATTCTCTACGGTGACGGCATCGGTACGGACGTCGGACCGGCGACACAGAAAGTGCTGGAAGCCGCAGCGCGGGCGACCGGCCGCGATATCTCCTGGATGCGCGTCTATGCGGGCGAGAGTGCCCGCGAGAAGTACGACGAGAACCTGCCCGAAGACACGGTCAACGCGATTCGCGAGTTCCGCGTCGCCATCAAGGGACCGCTGACGACGCCGGTCGGTGCCGGCTTTCGCTCGCTGAACGTCGCACTGCGGAAGACGCTGGACACCTACGCGAACGTTCGACCGACCTACCACCTCGACGGCGTTCCGTCGCCGGTGAAGCGACCGGAGAAGATGGACATGGTCACGTTCCGGGAGAACACCGAGGACGTCTACGCCGGTATCGAGTGGGAAGCCGGCACCGAGGAGGTCCAGCAGGTCAAGGAGTTCGTCGAGGAGGAGATGGGTGCGGACGACACCATCCACCCGGGGCCGGTGGGCATCGGCGTCAAGCCCATCACCGAGTTCGGCACGAAGCGACTCGTCCGCCAGGCCATCGACTACGCGCTGGAACACGGCCGCGACAGCGTCACGCTGGTCCACAAGGGCAACATCATGAAGTTCACCGAAGGTGCCTTCCGCGACTGGGGCTACGAAGTCGCAGAGGAGGAGTACGGCGACGAGGTCATCACCGAGGACACGCTCTGGGAGGAGCGCGACGGCGAGCGGCCCGAAGATACAGTTGTGGTCAATGACCGTATTTCGGACAACATGCTGCAGCAGATTCTGACTCGCACGGCCAACTACGACGTCATCGCGACGATGAACCTCAACGGCGACTACCTCTCCGACGCCTGTGGGGCGCAGATCGGCGGCCTCGGCATCGCGCCCGGCGCGAACTTCGGCGACGGCATCTGTCTGGCCGAGCCGGTCCACGGTTCCGCGCCGAAGTACGCCGGGCAGGACAAGGTCAACCCGACCGCGATGATGCTCTCGGGCGTGTTGATGTTCGAGTACATGGGCTGGACCGATGCCGCCCAGCTCGTCCGGGACGCCTGCGAGGCGACCATCTCCTCGAAGAAGGTGACCTACGACCTCGAACGCCAGATCGAGGGCGGCGAGAAACTCGCCACCAGCGAGTACGCTGACGAAGTCGTCTCGAACATCGAAAAACTGGCATAG
- a CDS encoding ornithine cyclodeaminase family protein: MTEVLYLTAEEVADLAEMSDYVEASNDGFRQRGEGADADNPDKSANADDTTSLISYSAALPDSGVMGGYMFSTGEGVDGWYITVLFDDEDGTPLAVLDGGSWNPFKTGSAAGVATDYLARDDIETVGVIGSGSQARAQVEAIDVVRDFDHIQVFSPTREHREDFAAEVAETFDVEATAVDSSKAAVEGADILVSATKASGTVFEGEWLEAGTHVNAVGYERIDAASIQRTTYVCDHEERALDGHSSFTELLSEGEVTEDDYDCELGDIVGGDAVGRTEDDEITLFSSSGTAVETIAGANMLYNRALDAGLGSTVDLTPASEGFSMASFVKAYQRE; the protein is encoded by the coding sequence ATGACAGAGGTACTATATCTGACCGCAGAAGAGGTGGCGGACCTCGCAGAGATGAGTGACTACGTCGAGGCATCCAACGACGGATTCCGCCAACGCGGCGAGGGCGCAGACGCAGACAATCCAGACAAATCTGCCAATGCCGACGACACGACGAGTCTGATCAGTTACAGCGCGGCTCTCCCTGATTCAGGGGTCATGGGTGGATACATGTTCTCGACGGGCGAGGGCGTCGATGGATGGTACATCACGGTGCTCTTCGACGACGAAGACGGAACCCCGCTTGCCGTTCTCGACGGCGGGAGCTGGAATCCGTTCAAAACTGGGTCCGCCGCCGGCGTCGCCACCGACTATTTGGCCCGTGACGACATCGAGACAGTCGGCGTTATCGGCAGCGGCTCACAGGCCCGAGCACAGGTCGAGGCGATCGACGTCGTCCGTGACTTCGACCATATTCAGGTCTTTTCGCCGACCAGAGAGCACCGTGAAGACTTTGCAGCGGAGGTGGCCGAGACCTTCGATGTCGAAGCGACAGCCGTTGACTCGAGTAAAGCTGCTGTCGAAGGCGCCGATATTCTCGTCTCGGCCACCAAAGCGAGTGGCACCGTCTTCGAGGGGGAGTGGTTGGAAGCCGGGACACACGTTAATGCAGTCGGGTACGAACGCATTGATGCTGCGAGTATACAGCGAACGACGTACGTCTGTGACCACGAGGAACGTGCGCTCGACGGTCACAGTTCGTTTACTGAACTTCTCTCTGAGGGCGAGGTGACCGAAGACGATTACGACTGTGAATTGGGTGATATCGTGGGTGGTGATGCAGTTGGCCGAACCGAAGACGACGAGATTACGCTGTTTTCGAGTTCCGGCACCGCAGTCGAGACGATAGCTGGAGCGAACATGCTCTACAACCGTGCGCTGGATGCTGGACTAGGGTCGACTGTGGACCTTACGCCTGCCAGCGAGGGGTTCAGCATGGCCTCGTTCGTCAAGGCGTATCAGCGCGAGTGA
- a CDS encoding amidohydrolase yields the protein MAYLTEKTLSEVRRDLHAHPETGWKEFRTTALVAEELEERGYDVSLGANAVNVDGRLGVPEDEELAAAVERARREGAPEAYLERQQKVTGLVAEQTFGDGSGPVVGVRVDMDALERAEAMDDEHRPAREGFASTHMGEMHACGHDAHTAIGLGLAREFAGEVDFDGTLRLFFQPAEEGGRGGKPMSETDHITDVDFLLAVHVGLDMETGTVDAARERPLPNAKVDVTFRGEPAHAGQNPQAGRNALLTATTAINNLYAIPRHSDGKTRINVGHVHSPNPQNIIPEEVEMRIEVRGGTTELSDYMQGYAEQIVQAAADMHNVDIETELYGKTTTFEADEYVADVVATQAATVAGVEEVFDRGAFSGSEDASYLIRKVQQHGGEGTYVGIGASNTFGHHHQRFDIDEDAIEIGVDVLARSVRSV from the coding sequence ATGGCATACCTGACAGAAAAGACACTGTCTGAGGTACGGCGCGACCTGCATGCCCACCCGGAAACGGGGTGGAAAGAGTTCCGGACGACGGCACTCGTCGCGGAAGAACTCGAAGAACGCGGGTACGATGTCTCTCTCGGTGCGAACGCGGTCAACGTCGACGGACGGCTGGGCGTCCCCGAAGACGAAGAACTCGCCGCTGCCGTTGAACGTGCCCGTCGGGAAGGCGCCCCCGAGGCGTACCTCGAACGGCAGCAGAAAGTCACAGGACTCGTCGCCGAGCAGACGTTCGGAGATGGAAGCGGCCCTGTCGTCGGTGTCCGTGTCGACATGGACGCTCTGGAACGGGCCGAAGCAATGGACGACGAGCATCGGCCAGCGAGGGAGGGATTCGCCAGTACCCATATGGGCGAAATGCACGCCTGCGGCCATGACGCACACACGGCCATTGGACTCGGCCTTGCACGGGAGTTCGCAGGGGAAGTCGATTTTGACGGAACGCTGCGCTTGTTTTTCCAGCCAGCAGAAGAGGGAGGGCGGGGAGGGAAGCCGATGAGTGAGACGGATCACATCACAGATGTCGACTTTCTACTGGCTGTCCACGTGGGGTTGGATATGGAAACCGGAACCGTTGACGCTGCACGTGAACGTCCCCTTCCCAACGCGAAAGTCGACGTGACCTTTCGAGGCGAACCCGCACACGCAGGACAGAACCCCCAGGCGGGACGAAACGCATTGCTGACGGCGACCACGGCAATCAACAACCTCTATGCAATCCCACGCCACTCCGACGGGAAGACCCGTATCAACGTGGGACACGTTCATTCGCCGAACCCACAGAACATAATCCCAGAAGAAGTAGAGATGCGCATCGAGGTTCGAGGAGGGACGACCGAACTCAGCGATTACATGCAGGGCTACGCAGAGCAAATCGTACAGGCGGCGGCAGATATGCACAATGTCGACATCGAAACCGAGCTCTATGGAAAAACGACCACGTTCGAGGCCGACGAGTACGTCGCTGATGTCGTTGCTACGCAGGCAGCCACTGTCGCGGGTGTGGAAGAAGTATTTGATCGTGGCGCTTTCAGTGGCAGCGAAGACGCCTCGTACCTCATCCGGAAAGTACAGCAACACGGCGGCGAGGGAACGTACGTCGGTATCGGTGCGAGCAACACGTTTGGTCACCACCACCAACGATTCGACATCGACGAAGATGCGATAGAGATTGGCGTCGACGTGCTTGCACGCTCCGTCCGATCGGTATAG